The genomic window AGCGCGGCCTCTCCGTTGATTTGCCGAGTGGGCGATCACGCCGGGTAACCCTGCCCAACGATATTGTGATATTGGACGAAACCTACAATGCCGGGGTGGAATCGATGACTGCAGCATTGCACCTCTTAGCTGCCACCCCAGGCAAACGCCACATTGCTGTCTTGGGCACCATGAAAGAGCTAGGAGACCACTCCCTGGCTTTGCATCAGCAGGTCGGCGCAGTGGTGAAATCTTTGCAGTTAGACAACTTATTGACGCTGGCAGATGCCCCTGAAACAGAGGCTTTGACCAGGGGCGCTACGCCTATGGCAGTAGAGCAGTTTTATGATCCCGCAGCACTTTTAGAGCGGTTAAAACACCTTATCAGACCTGGCGATCGTGTCCTTTTCAAGGCATCTCACTCTGTAAAACTTGATCAGATACTGACGGACTTTCAAGCGTCACGACTCCCTTAGCAACAAAGTGACCCGCTGATCAGAGAGTCAGCCGTTTAGTATTGAAACCTTTGCTCGCAGATAACGTCTCATAATACATACTGACCTTTACGCGAATATGAGGTAGGCGTATGATTTTTTCCCTACCTCTTTTTTCCTCGTGAACGCCCGTTCGCATCCGGACGAACCCAAAAATCCTTTAAAAATTTTGCGGAAATAACAGACCTGTACAGGTTTTACACCTAGCCAGGCCGGTGCTAAGGGCTGCAACTGTAACAAGAATGGTATGGCACTCACACTAAAGCAAGCTCAGATGCAGGCAATGGCGGCTCAGGCAGAAAACACTTATCCAGAAGAGTGCTGTGGGTTACTGTTAGGCACACTTGAGCGGGAGCACGATCGCCGCTGGGTACACGAACTGCTGCCCCTGGAAAATCGGTGGACTGCGGAGGTACAAGCCTTAATTGAGCCAAATCCCGCTTTCCCCGCCTCTACCTTAGATAAACGCACCCGATACTGGATTGATCCCAAAGCGGTGATGGAAGCTCAGCGGTATGTGCGCGATCGCGGATGGATTATCTTGGGTGTTTACCATTCACACCCAGATAATTCTGCATTGCCATCAGAACGCGATCGTCGCTTGGCCTGGTCTGACTATTCATATCCAATTTTGTCGGTGGTG from Leptolyngbya sp. SIO1E4 includes these protein-coding regions:
- a CDS encoding M67 family metallopeptidase is translated as MALTLKQAQMQAMAAQAENTYPEECCGLLLGTLEREHDRRWVHELLPLENRWTAEVQALIEPNPAFPASTLDKRTRYWIDPKAVMEAQRYVRDRGWIILGVYHSHPDNSALPSERDRRLAWSDYSYPILSVVKGKVVDVQSWRLREDGQFQPEAIASDK